A window from Brucella sp. BE17 encodes these proteins:
- the ubiA gene encoding 4-hydroxybenzoate octaprenyltransferase, translating to MPQPNTTSTIQSRDARGRVKDAPSGHWVYRVLPPFLWPFAQLARWDRPIGWQLLLWPCLWSAALVAGAGAKPGDDVWSVLPSITHMVLFFIGAVAMRGAGCTYNDLADQDIDDKVDRTRSRPLPSGQVTRKQAKLFLVLQALIGLGVLLQFNAFSIWLGIASLIVVAIYPFMKRITNWPQLVLGLAFSWGALMGWAAVEASLDVAPVLLYIGAILWTIGYDTIYAHQDKEDDALVGVRSTARLFGRHTKKALIVCYGGMIGFFAAAFAVAEVPMPALAGLLAAGAHLYRQINVLDIDNPEQCLKLFKSNNVVGWLIFLGLVSGSLWVVVKPFMA from the coding sequence ATGCCGCAGCCGAATACGACATCCACTATCCAGTCGCGCGATGCGCGCGGGCGGGTCAAGGACGCGCCATCCGGTCATTGGGTCTATCGTGTTCTGCCACCTTTCCTGTGGCCTTTTGCGCAGCTTGCGCGCTGGGATCGCCCCATCGGTTGGCAATTGCTGCTCTGGCCATGTCTTTGGTCGGCAGCACTCGTGGCGGGCGCTGGCGCAAAACCCGGCGACGACGTGTGGTCTGTGTTGCCGTCAATTACGCATATGGTTCTCTTCTTCATTGGTGCTGTCGCCATGCGCGGCGCTGGCTGTACCTATAATGATCTTGCCGATCAGGATATCGACGACAAGGTGGATCGCACGCGGTCGCGCCCGCTGCCTTCCGGGCAGGTCACGCGCAAACAGGCAAAACTCTTCCTCGTCCTGCAGGCGCTGATCGGGCTTGGTGTGCTATTACAGTTCAACGCTTTTTCGATTTGGCTGGGCATTGCGTCATTGATCGTGGTGGCGATCTATCCGTTCATGAAGCGCATTACCAACTGGCCGCAACTGGTCCTGGGGCTTGCCTTCTCGTGGGGCGCGCTGATGGGCTGGGCGGCAGTTGAGGCTTCACTCGATGTGGCCCCTGTGCTCCTGTATATCGGCGCGATCCTTTGGACCATCGGCTATGATACGATCTATGCGCATCAGGACAAGGAAGACGATGCGCTGGTTGGCGTACGCTCGACGGCGCGGCTGTTCGGCAGGCATACCAAAAAGGCGCTGATCGTCTGCTATGGGGGCATGATCGGCTTTTTCGCAGCCGCCTTTGCGGTGGCTGAAGTGCCAATGCCAGCGCTTGCCGGACTTTTGGCTGCGGGTGCGCATCTTTATCGGCAGATCAATGTCCTCGATATCGACAATCCAGAGCAATGCCTAAAGTTGTTCAAATCCAACAATGTCGTCGGCTGGCTGATTTTTCTGGGGCTTGTTTCTGGTAGTCTCTGGGTCGTGGTGAAGCCGTTCATGGCATAA
- a CDS encoding cold-shock protein gives MANGTVKFFNSTKGFGFIQPDDGGTDVFVHISAVERSGLSTLNEGQKVSFEVVADRRSGKNAAENLQAL, from the coding sequence ATGGCAAACGGAACAGTAAAATTCTTCAACTCTACCAAAGGCTTCGGCTTCATTCAGCCTGATGATGGCGGCACCGATGTGTTCGTTCACATTTCCGCTGTCGAGCGTTCGGGCCTCTCCACCCTCAATGAAGGCCAGAAGGTCAGCTTTGAAGTGGTTGCAGACCGTCGTTCGGGCAAGAACGCTGCTGAAAACCTGCAGGCTCTCTAA
- a CDS encoding GNAT family N-acetyltransferase, producing MHLRRAAACDAASLAALSIEVWIGTYLRRGINAFFADYALSTFTKAKFEAHLASADDHFIVSDNEEGIDGFIRISQNSAPPVSGCSTTEISTLYVQPRHHGKGIGKKLLEAGIAHCSDQGIKSVWLTTNSQNSPAIRFYLAKGFRHAGNTQFRIKDQSFLNDVFAYDIAVKEHAA from the coding sequence ATGCATTTAAGGAGAGCCGCCGCCTGCGATGCCGCCAGTCTGGCGGCATTATCCATTGAAGTGTGGATCGGCACCTATCTGCGCCGCGGGATCAATGCGTTCTTTGCGGATTATGCTCTGTCCACGTTTACAAAAGCAAAGTTTGAAGCGCATCTGGCCAGTGCCGATGATCATTTCATCGTCTCGGACAATGAAGAAGGCATTGATGGTTTTATTCGGATATCGCAAAACAGTGCTCCTCCCGTAAGCGGCTGTTCCACAACAGAAATCAGCACGCTATACGTTCAGCCGCGACATCACGGAAAAGGGATCGGCAAAAAGTTGCTGGAAGCCGGTATCGCGCATTGTTCAGATCAGGGTATAAAATCGGTCTGGCTTACCACGAATTCACAAAACAGCCCCGCTATCAGGTTTTATCTGGCAAAGGGTTTTAGACATGCAGGAAACACACAGTTCAGGATAAAAGATCAATCCTTCCTCAACGACGTCTTTGCCTATGATATTGCTGTAAAGGAACACGCTGCCTAA
- a CDS encoding PhzF family phenazine biosynthesis protein, translating into MGVRVFDFRQVDVFTSKPLKGNPLAVVIGADALSDDEMATFANWTNLSETTFLLKPTKAEADYRVRIFTPSRELPFAGHPTLGSCHVWLDSHGKSDGSKSSDGEVVQECAAGLIRIRRDGARLAFAAPPLLKSGPLEPELVEQVRNALHLESDVVIDAQWVDNGPGWLGLLLKSRKDVLTLTPDYALLAGLRVGVVAPWDSSEDGRDADFELRAFTSGGYEDPVTGSFNAGVAQWLIGANIAPSSYIASQGTVLGRAGRIHVEKIGTDVWIGGHVTRCIEGTVSL; encoded by the coding sequence ATGGGTGTGAGGGTTTTCGATTTCCGGCAGGTCGATGTGTTCACGTCCAAGCCGCTTAAGGGAAATCCACTGGCCGTGGTCATCGGCGCGGATGCGCTTTCCGACGATGAGATGGCGACCTTCGCCAACTGGACAAACCTCAGCGAAACGACGTTTCTGCTCAAACCTACCAAGGCAGAGGCCGATTACCGCGTGCGTATCTTCACGCCATCGCGCGAGTTGCCCTTTGCCGGGCACCCGACGCTTGGAAGCTGCCATGTCTGGCTTGATTCACACGGCAAAAGCGATGGAAGCAAAAGCAGTGATGGGGAGGTGGTGCAGGAGTGTGCAGCCGGTCTCATCCGCATTCGCCGGGATGGTGCGCGGCTTGCCTTTGCCGCACCGCCGCTTTTAAAGAGCGGGCCACTTGAGCCTGAGCTGGTCGAGCAGGTGCGCAACGCTTTGCATCTCGAAAGTGACGTGGTCATTGATGCGCAGTGGGTCGATAATGGACCGGGCTGGCTCGGCCTTTTGCTGAAAAGCCGTAAGGATGTTCTGACGCTTACGCCGGATTATGCGCTGCTTGCCGGGTTGCGGGTGGGCGTGGTGGCACCGTGGGATTCGTCCGAGGATGGACGGGACGCAGATTTTGAATTGCGAGCCTTCACCTCGGGTGGCTATGAGGATCCGGTGACCGGCAGTTTCAATGCCGGTGTCGCACAATGGCTAATTGGAGCCAATATCGCGCCTTCCTCTTATATCGCCAGTCAGGGTACGGTGCTTGGTCGTGCCGGACGCATCCATGTCGAAAAAATCGGCACAGATGTATGGATCGGTGGGCATGTAACGCGCTGTATTGAGGGTACTGTCAGCCTTTAA
- the pdxH gene encoding pyridoxamine 5'-phosphate oxidase — MSNSADDFTQSAHPFQLFGQWLDDATKSEINDPNAVAVATVDPDGLPNVRMVLLKDFDEQGFVFYTNYESKKGQEILSAQKAALCFHWKSLRRQVRVRGPVEKVSDAEADAYYASRPRGSRIGAWASKQSRPLESRFALEKAVAEHTAKYAIGEIPRPAHWSGFRIRPTSIEFWHDRPFRLHDRVLFTRETPEGDWNKDRLYP, encoded by the coding sequence ATGTCCAATTCCGCAGACGATTTTACGCAATCCGCCCATCCGTTCCAGCTTTTCGGCCAATGGCTTGATGACGCCACTAAAAGCGAAATCAACGATCCCAATGCCGTCGCTGTGGCAACGGTCGATCCGGACGGGCTACCCAATGTGCGTATGGTGCTTCTGAAAGATTTCGACGAACAGGGTTTTGTCTTCTACACCAACTATGAAAGCAAAAAGGGACAGGAAATCCTGTCTGCGCAAAAAGCTGCCCTATGCTTTCACTGGAAGTCGCTGCGCCGTCAGGTGCGTGTGCGCGGCCCGGTCGAAAAGGTGAGCGATGCCGAAGCCGACGCCTATTACGCGTCGCGCCCGCGTGGAAGCCGCATCGGCGCATGGGCCTCGAAACAGTCGCGCCCGCTGGAAAGCCGCTTCGCGCTGGAAAAGGCCGTTGCCGAACACACCGCCAAATATGCCATCGGTGAAATTCCGCGCCCTGCGCACTGGTCGGGCTTCCGTATTCGCCCGACCTCCATAGAATTCTGGCACGACCGCCCGTTTCGCCTACATGACCGGGTGCTGTTCACCCGCGAAACGCCCGAAGGCGACTGGAACAAGGACCGGCTTTATCCGTGA
- a CDS encoding J domain-containing protein: MRDPYSVLGVAKTAKPDEIKSAFRKLAKKYHPDQNKDDPKAKERFAEINQAYEIVGDKDKRGQFDRGEIDAEGKPAFQGFGGGGQGFGGDPFGGFRQGGGNNHFEFRTGPGGAQSGAQQGGFGGAEDILNEFFSGSFGGARGGARPRGPSKGSDLAASIDITLAQAVGAEKVEAIFPNGKRLAIKLPKYVEDGQTIRLKGQGEPLVGGTPGDALVTIRFKAHPRLKVEARDVHVDQPVELADAVLGGKTEVETPDGRIALKIPAWSSSDKVLRLKGKGLPLKAGGRGDLYVHVRIMLPEDGDAELETFLQKRAEN, translated from the coding sequence ATGCGCGATCCCTATAGTGTGTTGGGCGTCGCCAAAACGGCGAAGCCTGACGAGATTAAATCGGCCTTTCGCAAGCTGGCCAAGAAGTACCATCCCGACCAGAACAAGGACGACCCCAAGGCAAAGGAGCGCTTTGCGGAAATCAATCAGGCTTATGAAATTGTCGGTGACAAGGACAAACGCGGCCAGTTCGACCGCGGTGAAATCGATGCAGAAGGCAAGCCCGCGTTTCAAGGCTTCGGCGGCGGCGGGCAGGGTTTTGGCGGCGATCCGTTCGGCGGTTTTCGTCAGGGCGGCGGCAATAATCATTTTGAGTTCCGCACCGGTCCCGGAGGCGCACAAAGTGGCGCCCAGCAGGGTGGCTTCGGCGGTGCCGAAGACATTCTGAACGAGTTTTTTAGCGGTTCCTTTGGAGGAGCCAGAGGCGGGGCCAGACCACGCGGTCCGTCCAAGGGGTCTGATCTGGCTGCGTCCATCGACATCACGCTTGCACAGGCCGTGGGTGCGGAAAAGGTCGAGGCTATATTTCCCAATGGCAAGCGCCTGGCGATCAAACTACCCAAATATGTCGAGGACGGTCAGACTATCCGCCTCAAGGGACAGGGTGAACCACTCGTCGGTGGCACGCCTGGTGACGCGCTGGTGACAATTCGTTTCAAGGCACATCCGCGTCTTAAGGTGGAGGCGCGCGACGTGCATGTCGATCAGCCGGTCGAGCTTGCTGATGCGGTGCTGGGTGGCAAGACAGAAGTCGAAACGCCCGACGGGCGCATCGCGCTTAAAATTCCCGCCTGGTCGAGTTCGGACAAGGTTTTGCGCCTCAAGGGCAAAGGCCTGCCGCTCAAAGCGGGCGGTCGCGGCGATCTTTATGTGCATGTGCGCATCATGCTGCCCGAAGACGGTGATGCGGAACTGGAGACTTTTCTTCAAAAGCGCGCAGAAAACTGA
- a CDS encoding histidine phosphatase family protein encodes MAREIIYFSRHGETDWNVSQRIQGQLDIDINAHGRTQADRNGDMLKELIGDGAGFDFVASPLRRTRETMERIRLHMGLDPYDFRTDPQLMELNFGEWQGFMMEDIAKQGAELVQARHNDKWNFTPPGAAAESYMSLSERIGRWVEAVEWPTVCVTHGGCIRTLFYLYGDMDGHEAANLSIPQDKILKFEHGKLEWV; translated from the coding sequence TTGGCTCGGGAAATCATCTATTTTTCGCGGCATGGTGAAACGGACTGGAACGTTTCACAGCGCATTCAGGGGCAGCTCGATATCGACATCAACGCCCATGGCCGTACCCAGGCCGACCGCAATGGCGATATGTTGAAAGAGCTGATCGGCGATGGCGCGGGTTTTGATTTTGTCGCAAGCCCGCTGCGCCGCACCCGCGAAACCATGGAGCGCATTCGCCTGCACATGGGGCTTGATCCTTATGATTTCCGCACCGATCCGCAATTGATGGAACTCAATTTCGGCGAATGGCAAGGCTTCATGATGGAAGACATTGCCAAACAGGGTGCAGAACTTGTGCAAGCGCGCCATAATGACAAGTGGAATTTTACACCGCCCGGTGCGGCTGCCGAAAGCTATATGAGCCTGTCTGAGCGCATCGGGCGCTGGGTGGAAGCGGTGGAGTGGCCGACGGTCTGTGTCACTCATGGCGGCTGCATCCGCACATTGTTTTATCTTTATGGCGATATGGATGGCCATGAAGCGGCAAATCTCTCCATCCCGCAGGACAAGATTTTGAAATTTGAACACGGCAAGCTTGAATGGGTGTGA
- a CDS encoding GGDEF domain-containing protein, producing MTLVPFFLTANLTVAIVFVLIFTLVSMQEKDYHAPRSFAIASACAASAAFCSLWIPVASNPRLLVLLSFGLMLAVFLTVAIGLQQIYRQKIDWGLYGGFFLAALICNMLIYELPRTSLVHRLLYQLPLCFVHLLIIRVVVRSGAKRLTDKLLILLAALGFLHYFARAFLLGWPGSGVRPGDQIDNVNLVISLASGIFMQVTRGLLLLLITFSYMIGEVSEQSEVDELSRIYNRRGFDRHVSRVLARKGDRIHYSIIMSDLDFFKRINDTYGHDVGDRVIAAFGTLLKNQCPRAAILARMGGEEFVIFIPGMTLQAAHDLAQTLRQALSEVAFKDVAEDWALTASFGVAEQLDQQSLYETMRRADTALYSAKKSGRDCVHMA from the coding sequence ATGACGCTTGTTCCGTTTTTCCTGACGGCCAATCTCACGGTTGCCATTGTCTTCGTCCTGATCTTTACGCTGGTTTCCATGCAGGAGAAGGATTATCACGCGCCGCGCTCCTTTGCCATTGCGTCAGCCTGCGCGGCGTCTGCCGCCTTTTGCAGTTTATGGATCCCGGTTGCTTCCAACCCGCGTCTGCTTGTCCTGCTTTCTTTTGGCCTGATGTTGGCGGTCTTTCTGACGGTTGCCATCGGTTTGCAGCAGATTTATCGTCAGAAGATCGACTGGGGCCTGTATGGCGGGTTCTTTTTGGCCGCACTCATCTGTAATATGCTGATTTACGAGTTGCCGCGTACATCTCTGGTACATCGCCTGCTCTATCAGTTGCCCTTATGCTTTGTTCATCTGTTGATTATTCGGGTGGTCGTGCGCTCCGGAGCCAAGCGGCTGACGGACAAGCTGCTTATCTTACTGGCCGCTTTAGGCTTCCTGCATTATTTCGCGCGGGCTTTTTTACTTGGCTGGCCCGGTTCGGGTGTGCGTCCCGGCGACCAGATCGATAATGTCAATCTTGTGATTTCGTTGGCAAGCGGCATTTTCATGCAGGTGACACGCGGACTGTTATTGCTGCTCATCACATTTTCCTACATGATCGGGGAGGTCAGCGAGCAGTCTGAAGTCGATGAATTATCGCGGATTTACAATCGGCGCGGCTTTGATCGCCATGTTTCGCGTGTTCTGGCTCGAAAAGGCGACCGTATTCATTATTCGATCATTATGAGCGATCTCGATTTTTTCAAGCGCATCAATGATACCTATGGCCATGATGTCGGAGATCGCGTCATTGCAGCATTTGGTACATTGCTGAAAAACCAGTGCCCCAGAGCGGCGATCTTAGCGCGCATGGGCGGCGAAGAGTTCGTCATCTTCATACCTGGCATGACACTGCAAGCTGCGCATGATCTGGCGCAGACGCTACGTCAGGCCCTGTCTGAGGTCGCTTTCAAGGATGTGGCGGAAGACTGGGCACTGACTGCGAGTTTCGGCGTAGCAGAACAGCTGGATCAGCAAAGCCTTTATGAGACCATGCGCCGGGCCGACACTGCCCTTTATAGTGCCAAAAAATCCGGCCGCGACTGCGTCCATATGGCCTAA
- a CDS encoding RT0821/Lpp0805 family surface protein — protein MRPLGTASRSLVLARNTVAGLAMLSLFGCAMGGASIDNAVPDSSAVTGSVQKTQTAATDTGTLSDQSAIKSVVSALNFTEWGKKPVPWANPDTGSQGAITAIAERKHNDQLCREFETSREAFDGVSIYRGETCMQNGGQWTLTSFAPI, from the coding sequence ATCCGCCCGCTTGGAACAGCCAGCCGAAGTCTTGTTTTGGCGCGAAATACAGTCGCGGGCTTGGCTATGCTTTCGCTTTTCGGTTGTGCGATGGGTGGTGCAAGCATCGACAATGCCGTGCCTGATTCCTCTGCCGTCACCGGCTCGGTGCAAAAGACGCAGACGGCTGCCACCGATACCGGCACGCTTTCCGACCAGTCGGCCATCAAGAGCGTCGTTTCAGCCCTTAATTTCACCGAATGGGGCAAGAAACCGGTGCCATGGGCAAATCCCGATACCGGAAGTCAGGGCGCGATCACGGCCATCGCCGAGCGCAAGCACAATGATCAGCTTTGTCGCGAATTTGAAACCTCCAGAGAGGCTTTTGACGGCGTGTCGATCTATCGCGGAGAAACCTGCATGCAGAATGGCGGTCAGTGGACATTGACGTCCTTTGCGCCGATCTGA
- the purD gene encoding phosphoribosylamine--glycine ligase, with protein MKVLLIGSGGREHALAWKIAASPKLTKLYCAPGNPGIADHAELVSLDVNDHAAVIAFTKDKAIDLVIIGPEAPLVAGLADDLRAQSIRVFGPSKAAAQLEGSKGFTKDLCARFNIPTGAYGRFNNAPKAKAYIRAQGAPIVVKADGLAAGKGVIVAMTLDEALDAVDACFEGAFGAAGAEVVVEEFLEGEEASFFCICDGKTALPLGSAQDHKRVGDGDTGPNTGGMGAYAPAPVMTPDIVERTMRELIEPTMRGMAEIGAPFSGVLFLGLMIGKDGPKLIEYNTRFGDPECQVLMMRLKSDLLDLIDAAVDGRLDAVSLEWKDQPALTVVMAAEGYPANVKKGSVIRGLEALDGEVDVKVFHAGTAEKDGDLIANGGRVLNVTAIASTVAEAQTQAYDAVKKIDWPQGFYRSDIGWRAVEREKS; from the coding sequence ATGAAAGTCCTGTTGATCGGTTCCGGCGGACGCGAACACGCATTGGCATGGAAAATTGCAGCCTCTCCCAAATTGACAAAACTTTATTGTGCGCCGGGCAATCCGGGCATCGCAGACCATGCCGAACTGGTCAGTCTCGATGTCAACGATCACGCTGCAGTCATCGCTTTTACGAAAGACAAGGCCATCGACCTCGTGATCATCGGACCCGAAGCGCCACTGGTGGCTGGCCTAGCCGATGATCTTCGTGCGCAGAGCATCCGCGTCTTCGGGCCGTCCAAAGCGGCGGCCCAGCTTGAAGGCTCAAAAGGTTTCACCAAGGATCTTTGCGCACGGTTTAATATTCCGACGGGCGCCTATGGCCGTTTCAACAATGCGCCCAAGGCCAAGGCCTATATCCGCGCGCAAGGCGCACCCATCGTTGTGAAGGCCGACGGACTTGCCGCAGGCAAGGGCGTGATCGTTGCCATGACGCTTGACGAAGCGCTCGACGCCGTTGACGCCTGTTTTGAGGGCGCATTTGGCGCAGCAGGCGCGGAAGTGGTCGTCGAGGAATTTCTGGAAGGCGAGGAAGCGAGCTTCTTCTGCATCTGCGACGGCAAGACCGCCCTGCCGCTCGGCTCGGCACAGGACCACAAGCGCGTGGGCGATGGCGACACCGGTCCCAATACCGGCGGCATGGGTGCCTATGCCCCTGCCCCGGTCATGACACCGGACATTGTCGAGCGCACCATGCGCGAACTGATCGAGCCGACCATGCGTGGAATGGCGGAAATCGGCGCACCTTTTTCCGGTGTGCTGTTTCTGGGCCTCATGATCGGCAAGGATGGCCCGAAACTCATTGAATACAACACCCGTTTCGGCGACCCGGAATGTCAGGTTCTGATGATGCGGCTCAAAAGCGATCTGCTTGACCTTATCGATGCCGCCGTTGATGGCAGGCTCGATGCGGTGTCACTTGAGTGGAAGGATCAGCCCGCGCTGACCGTGGTGATGGCAGCAGAAGGCTATCCCGCCAATGTGAAAAAGGGCAGCGTCATCCGTGGTCTCGAAGCGCTTGATGGCGAAGTGGATGTAAAAGTGTTTCACGCCGGCACGGCTGAAAAGGACGGCGACCTGATCGCCAACGGTGGACGTGTCCTCAATGTGACAGCCATTGCATCGACAGTGGCAGAAGCGCAAACCCAGGCCTATGATGCCGTGAAAAAGATCGACTGGCCGCAAGGCTTTTATCGCTCCGACATCGGCTGGCGTGCGGTGGAGCGCGAAAAATCATAA
- the fabI gene encoding enoyl-ACP reductase FabI, with translation MTAQSGLLQGKRGLILGVANNRSIAWGIAKAARQAGAELAFTYQGEALKKRVEPLAEELGAFVAGHCDVADGASIDAVFEALEKKWGKLDFVVHAIGFSDKDELTGRYVDTSEANFQNTMLISVYSLTAISRRAEKLMNDGGSILTLTYYGAEKVMPNYNVMGVAKAALEASVKYLAVDLGPQNIRVNAISAGPIKTLAASGIGDFRYILKWNEYNAPLRRTVTIDEVGDVGLYFLSDLSRSVTGEVHHADSGYHVIGMKAVDAPDISVVKD, from the coding sequence ATGACTGCACAGTCAGGTTTGTTGCAGGGCAAGCGTGGATTGATTCTAGGCGTGGCCAACAACCGCTCCATCGCCTGGGGCATTGCCAAGGCCGCCCGTCAAGCTGGCGCCGAACTCGCATTTACCTATCAGGGTGAAGCCTTGAAGAAGCGCGTCGAGCCGTTGGCCGAAGAGCTTGGAGCTTTCGTTGCCGGACATTGCGATGTCGCTGATGGTGCCAGTATCGATGCCGTTTTTGAAGCGCTTGAGAAGAAGTGGGGCAAGCTCGATTTTGTCGTGCACGCCATTGGTTTTTCCGACAAGGATGAACTGACCGGCCGCTATGTCGACACGTCGGAAGCCAATTTCCAGAACACGATGCTAATTTCGGTCTATTCGCTGACGGCGATTTCACGCCGCGCGGAAAAACTGATGAATGATGGCGGCTCGATCCTGACGCTCACCTATTATGGTGCGGAAAAGGTCATGCCGAATTACAATGTCATGGGTGTTGCCAAGGCAGCGCTTGAGGCAAGTGTTAAGTATCTGGCCGTCGATCTTGGACCGCAGAATATCCGCGTCAATGCAATTTCCGCAGGCCCCATCAAGACGCTGGCAGCGTCCGGCATTGGCGATTTCCGCTATATTCTCAAATGGAACGAATATAACGCGCCGCTACGCCGCACCGTCACCATCGACGAAGTCGGCGATGTCGGGCTTTATTTCCTCTCCGATTTGTCGCGCTCGGTGACGGGCGAGGTCCACCACGCCGACAGTGGCTATCATGTGATCGGCATGAAGGCGGTGGATGCGCCGGATATTTCAGTCGTCAAGGACTGA
- a CDS encoding acyl-CoA dehydrogenase: MYRAPVSEISHTLRHVAGLEKALEENRFHELSSDLLQAILDEAGKFAAERIAPLRETGDKSGSTLKDGVVTTAPGWKELYRDWTEGGWNALTGSTDHGGQGLPMMLSVAVSEMWNSGTLAFAIAPTLTMGAVEALEKHASKELKDIYLAKLISGEWMGTMNLTEPQAGSDLGALRARAERSDDGSYRIFGQKIFITYGEHDLTDNIVHLVLARLPDAPAGTKGISLFLVPKFLVNEDGSLGARNDLFCSGLEHKMGIHASPTCTMIYGDGFGKVAQAGAVGYLIGEENRGLACMFTMMNNARLLVGIQGVGVAEAAYQKALHYAKERKQGRAIGAKETMSPIIEHPDVQRMLLTMKALTQVARSITYACAHAIDMSHAVEEAEQQFWSDRAELLTPLAKSFATDIGVEVASLGVQVHGGMGFIEETGAAQLLRDARITPIYEGTNGIQAIDLVLRKLPLDEGRHIKAYLGELQADADKASASNRPDLGETAERLAKALADAREATDWLQKAALEGRTVEALAGATPYQRLLSLTAGGAYLARSALADDDAGRASLCRFFAENMLADVTALKDTVLSGAQSLAAAKSALEA, from the coding sequence ATGTATCGCGCGCCTGTTTCAGAGATTTCCCATACGCTGCGCCATGTCGCAGGGCTTGAAAAAGCACTTGAAGAGAACCGTTTCCACGAATTGTCCAGCGACCTCCTGCAAGCCATTCTTGACGAAGCCGGAAAATTCGCCGCCGAGCGCATCGCGCCTTTGCGCGAGACAGGCGATAAAAGCGGCTCGACGCTGAAGGATGGTGTCGTCACCACAGCTCCCGGTTGGAAAGAGCTTTATCGCGATTGGACCGAAGGCGGCTGGAATGCGCTGACCGGCTCTACCGATCATGGCGGTCAGGGGCTGCCGATGATGCTGTCGGTTGCGGTTAGCGAAATGTGGAATTCCGGCACGCTGGCCTTTGCAATCGCTCCGACGCTCACCATGGGTGCGGTCGAGGCACTTGAAAAACACGCATCAAAAGAATTGAAAGACATCTATCTCGCAAAACTCATTTCCGGCGAGTGGATGGGCACGATGAACCTCACCGAACCGCAGGCCGGGTCTGATCTTGGTGCCTTGCGTGCGCGCGCTGAGCGAAGCGACGATGGTAGCTACCGCATTTTCGGCCAGAAAATTTTCATCACCTATGGCGAGCATGACCTAACCGATAATATCGTGCATCTGGTGCTGGCCCGCCTGCCCGATGCACCCGCTGGCACAAAAGGTATCTCGCTGTTTCTGGTGCCGAAATTCCTCGTCAACGAAGATGGATCGCTTGGGGCACGCAATGATCTGTTCTGCTCTGGCCTTGAGCACAAGATGGGCATTCACGCCTCCCCCACCTGCACGATGATTTATGGTGACGGCTTTGGGAAGGTCGCGCAAGCGGGTGCGGTCGGCTATCTGATCGGTGAGGAAAATCGCGGTCTTGCTTGCATGTTCACCATGATGAACAATGCCCGTCTGCTGGTCGGCATTCAGGGCGTGGGCGTGGCTGAAGCCGCCTATCAGAAAGCGCTTCACTACGCGAAGGAACGCAAGCAGGGCCGGGCGATTGGCGCAAAGGAAACCATGAGCCCGATCATCGAACACCCCGATGTGCAGCGCATGCTTTTGACCATGAAGGCGCTGACGCAGGTCGCACGCTCCATCACCTATGCTTGCGCCCATGCCATCGACATGAGCCATGCGGTCGAGGAAGCGGAGCAGCAATTCTGGTCGGATCGCGCCGAACTGCTCACACCGCTTGCAAAAAGCTTTGCCACCGATATTGGTGTCGAGGTGGCGTCTCTCGGCGTGCAGGTGCATGGCGGCATGGGCTTTATCGAAGAGACTGGCGCGGCACAGCTTTTACGCGATGCCCGCATTACACCGATCTATGAAGGCACCAACGGCATTCAGGCCATCGACCTCGTATTGCGCAAGCTGCCGCTTGATGAGGGGCGTCATATCAAGGCCTATCTCGGCGAATTGCAGGCCGATGCCGATAAAGCCAGCGCCTCCAACCGGCCTGATCTGGGCGAAACCGCAGAGCGGCTTGCCAAAGCCCTTGCGGATGCACGCGAGGCTACCGATTGGCTACAAAAAGCAGCGCTTGAGGGGCGGACAGTGGAAGCGCTTGCCGGTGCAACGCCTTACCAACGGTTGTTGTCGCTGACTGCAGGCGGTGCCTATCTCGCTCGGTCGGCCCTTGCCGATGATGATGCGGGTCGCGCCAGCCTGTGCCGCTTCTTTGCCGAAAACATGCTGGCGGACGTGACTGCGCTGAAGGACACAGTGTTGAGCGGTGCCCAAAGTCTTGCAGCGGCAAAATCCGCGCTGGAGGCGTAA